A window of the Synechococcus sp. LTW-R genome harbors these coding sequences:
- a CDS encoding PP2C family protein-serine/threonine phosphatase: protein MSTLPPAHHSHPGGVGSLKPASAVASLRQLLDSLGKEQRRNQELLASLAFALRSFTNLERFLELVPLVATRLIEAEGAALVVFHPDGRLWREQLHGSHPELLRQLATLSDEQLQQASGDEAVAQLLDGLVRRHLADRPLVATSLSARSRVRGRLYVFGSKAGLSWSESHRRHVQLVADLAGVAVEGDQLLQEARRHERLDRQLSTGGEIQAQLLPDHCPVIEGVELAARCRPAFEVGGDYFDFIPTRPQLIGRQREQGRWALVIGDVMGKGVPAGLLMTLLRGMLRAEVSSGLPPDQILHDLNQLAQEDLAQSHRFVTLFYSDFDPRTRLLRYANAAHNPPLIWRRIHHAVERLDAPGLLIGLQSEAQYGCKQIVLEPGDVLLCYTDGVTEASGLNGERFDEERLVQALQTACRSGGGAQGILDQLFARLDRFVGPDRPLDDDASMVVLKVREEVALPSVSSRLPS, encoded by the coding sequence ACTGCTCGACAGCCTTGGGAAGGAGCAGCGCCGCAACCAGGAGCTCTTGGCCTCGCTGGCTTTTGCGCTGCGCAGCTTCACCAACCTCGAGCGTTTCCTGGAGTTGGTGCCCCTGGTGGCCACCCGTCTCATTGAGGCCGAAGGGGCGGCGCTGGTGGTCTTCCACCCCGATGGGCGCCTGTGGCGGGAGCAGCTCCATGGCAGCCACCCCGAACTGCTGCGCCAGCTGGCAACGCTGTCTGATGAGCAGCTGCAGCAGGCCTCAGGAGACGAGGCGGTGGCCCAGCTGCTGGATGGGCTGGTGCGACGGCACTTGGCGGATCGGCCCTTGGTCGCCACTTCTCTGTCAGCCCGCAGCCGCGTTCGTGGGCGCTTGTACGTGTTTGGCTCCAAGGCGGGCCTGAGCTGGAGCGAGAGCCATCGCCGCCACGTCCAACTGGTGGCGGATCTGGCCGGCGTCGCGGTGGAAGGCGATCAGCTGCTCCAGGAGGCCCGGCGCCATGAGCGCCTCGATCGCCAGCTCTCCACCGGCGGAGAAATCCAGGCCCAGTTGCTGCCGGATCACTGCCCCGTGATCGAGGGGGTCGAATTGGCCGCCCGCTGCCGGCCTGCCTTTGAAGTTGGTGGGGATTACTTCGACTTCATTCCGACTCGGCCCCAGCTGATTGGCCGGCAACGGGAGCAGGGGCGTTGGGCCCTGGTCATTGGCGATGTGATGGGCAAGGGGGTCCCGGCGGGATTGTTGATGACCCTGTTGCGGGGCATGCTCCGGGCCGAGGTCTCCAGCGGCTTGCCTCCTGATCAGATCCTCCATGACCTGAACCAACTGGCCCAGGAGGACCTGGCCCAGTCCCACCGCTTTGTCACGCTCTTCTACTCCGACTTCGACCCCCGCACCCGCCTGCTGCGTTACGCGAACGCCGCCCACAATCCGCCCCTGATTTGGCGGCGGATTCACCATGCGGTGGAGCGCCTGGATGCCCCAGGGCTCCTGATTGGCCTGCAGAGCGAGGCCCAGTACGGCTGCAAGCAGATCGTGCTCGAGCCGGGTGATGTGTTGCTCTGCTACACCGACGGCGTCACGGAAGCCTCTGGGCTCAACGGCGAGCGCTTTGACGAGGAGCGCTTGGTTCAGGCCCTGCAAACGGCCTGCCGCTCTGGTGGTGGTGCCCAGGGGATTTTGGATCAGTTGTTTGCCCGCCTCGATCGGTTCGTTGGGCCCGATCGCCCCCTCGATGACGACGCCTCGATGGTGGTCTTGAAGGTGCGTGAGGAGGTGGCCCTGCCGAGCGTGAGTAGTCGCCTGCCAAGCTGA